gtagaagccgacctcggggaagatcggtttggattctggagaaatgttggaacacgtgaggcaatactaaccctacgacttatcttagaaaatagattaaggaaaggcaaacctatgtttctagcatttgtagacttagagaaagcttttgacaatgttgactggcatactctcgaattctgaaggtggaaggggtaaaatacagcgagcaaaaggctacttaaaatttgtacagaaaccaaaaggcagttataagagtcgagggccatgaaagggaagcagcggttgggaagggagtgagacacgattgtagcctctccctgatgttattcaatctgtatattgagcgagcagtaaaggaaacaaaagaaaaatttggagtaggtattaaaatccatggagaagaaataaaaactttgagatttgccgatgacattgtaattctgtcagagacagcaaaggactttgaagagcagctgaacggaatggacggtgtcttgaagggaggatataagatggacatcaactaaagcaaaacgaggataatggaatatagtcgaattaaatcaggtgatgctgagggtattacattaggaaatgagacacttaaagtagtagatgagttttgctatttggggagcaaaataagtgatgatggtcgaaccagagaggatataaaatgtagactggtaaaggcaagaaaagcatttctgaagaagacaaatttgacaacattgagtatagatttaagtgtcaggaagacgtttctgaaagtatttgtatggaatgtagccatgtatgtaagtgaaacatggatcataaatagtttggacaagaagagaatagaagctttccaagtgtggtgctacagaagaatgctgaagattagatgagtagaccacataactaatgaggtggtgttgactaaaattggggagaagagaaatttatggcacaacttgactagaagaagggatcatttggtaggacatattctgaggcaccaagggatcaccaatttagtattggagggcagcgcggagagtaaaaatcgtagagggagaccaagagatgaatacactgaacagattcagaggcgctgatgatctcgatgttgagtgcccataagccccaacacaccaccaccacagattcagaaggatgtaggttgcagtaggtactgggagatgaataggcttgcacaagatagagtagcatggagagctgcagtctctggactgaagaccacaactacaacaagggGGAAAATACAAGGTTTAtcatgacagtttcagttttgtttaggcacatagcaaaaaaattaaagagaaaaatgtGGCTTAACTATCCGACATTCATAATCTTCAGCTGAGAACCCTAAAAATGTTATGACTTCTTTCCTCTCAAAGATGGTTCTGAAGTGTGAGTTTACCAGAATGTCATGCTGAAGAGACTCTGAGTATAGCTTTTATCAGTAAATAATGAACCCCTGTAGCTGGAACAAAATGTTGATTACTTATTTGATGGACCAACTCAAAACTTTACTAAATCATGAACAATACACACTACTTTTGGCTTAGGCCTTAATTAGTGGTAAATTAAGTGAATAAAAGTTTGAAACTGCAATGCAGTCAGACTCACAAAGAAATATAGCATTAATAAAATTCATAGATTACATTGGGACCACTTGAGAAAGAATGACTATCAATGAAGAATTGCTAACCGATTCACTGACTGCTTTGGGAAGGATTTGGGTAATGGGTTAAAAAAGTTATAGGTGACAATACAGTCATTGCCAATATACTATTTAATATTTGAAGTCGGAAACATAGTATCAAAGAGCTGGAATTTATAAGGCAAAACCACAAATAAAAGGAGAAATATGTATGGTATATATCAAGGCGACTAACGAACAGCCTATTTAGTCTTATAAAGTGGAATAGCAGTAGTTTTACTACTGTTAAAGTGTTATGATATGTTACTAAAAGACCTCTGAAGCACAGCAAGTGGCAAACTACATGTGtgtcaatgtattttaaaatttgttgatACATTACAATAACTGATATGGGCGAAAAATATGAAACAACTAAGTTGTTATAAGGTTTTTGTCATTTTAATTTACTGCAAACTACTGTGCATCCTTTGTTACATTGTTGTGCCTCTCCAATAAAGTACACTGATGTCATAATAATGATATTAGTGCTTTATTAGACTTACTGATTAAAATGGTTTACTTTGCAACCTGGGTATATTTCCTTGTACGTGAAGTACTTGTCCCAGTTAAAAAGCTGAAGGGCTTGATTGGCCCCTCTTATTTCCCCTGTTCTTGATGCGACTGCTAAGGTGTAACCCTGAGCTTTCAAATGTTCAAGTACTGTTGGAACTTCGGGGTAGTAAGGAACTTTCCTTCCAGCGGCATCTACGACGTTTCCTGTACTTTTAACACATTGAAACGCGAGTTACTGACCTCTCCCGTAGATAATACTTTACTTATTTCTAAACTTTTCGAACAGAATCTTTCCGGACCAACCTGTTTCTTCGCAGCGGCAATGAAACGTGAGTATCCACCCAGAACGGCCACAACGTGTAATCTGTAACTCATTAAATAAACAATTAAGGCAATACAAAATTCTCTTACTTGTTTTAAGCAAatttatatcatttatatacatatatatatacacacgctAGTGCAGGAAGGAGCTTATTGGAATCTGCCGCTGGTAATAGCGTTCTGCTTTTGGTATTTTAATTTATGCTACCagcttctatttttctcagacctaaAAAAATAGTGGATCTCACCTAAATCAAATACAATTAACTTTGGTTTCCTTTCTAAACTCATGCCTAAATAAATCCCGATAACTCACTTTGCGCAAtgcttttttatcttatttttgtgaCTCATACGCACTGTTGTAGGGATCTCCTGTCCATTTGATTGGTCGATAATCAAAGCTGGAGTCCACTGGCTATCTgcttatgaaaataatttattttcttccttttcgAAAAATTATAATTCGACAGTGTTCCATCAACGGTGTATGTTATACTTGACCggttattaaataaaacaattattacTGATATTATAAATGCACTTCTACATCTTGTCTTTCAAGACAATGCGGGTAGTCATCATGAGCAATGTTTCAGCAAAAAATTGCAAGACAGTCATCAACAAAATATCATATCGATAGACTTTTtcaatgtaaataatttatgaaatccatagattaaaatttttgtggatttCTTGTGGAATAAATCGTTAGCGTTTTATCTTCCGCGAATTTCTtcatgctgaaaattatgtggctGTCAGCACGTAAGATATGAAATaactgtattatgttgttttatgttTATTACAATGAACCTGTGAAGAACCAATAAACGGTTATCAACCAATATCCCAACTGTAGCTTACAGTCATTTAATAATCGACAGAAAGtggtaacatttaaatttatactggtaagctttttaagaaaaaattttttaatattaaGA
This genomic stretch from Schistocerca cancellata isolate TAMUIC-IGC-003103 chromosome 5, iqSchCanc2.1, whole genome shotgun sequence harbors:
- the LOC126187493 gene encoding magnesium-dependent phosphatase 1-like isoform X1, giving the protein MSLERKPKLIVFDLDYTLWPFWVDTHVSLPLRRNSTGNVVDAAGRKVPYYPEVPTVLEHLKAQGYTLAVASRTGEIRGANQALQLFNWDKYFTYKEIYPGCKVNHFNQFRKISGIQFQDMLFFDDEYRNIRDLEAQGVTSVLVDNGISFAVVEEGLKTFSSRTS
- the LOC126187493 gene encoding magnesium-dependent phosphatase 1-like isoform X2, encoding MSHKNKITRCGRSGWILTFHCRCEETGNVVDAAGRKVPYYPEVPTVLEHLKAQGYTLAVASRTGEIRGANQALQLFNWDKYFTYKEIYPGCKVNHFNQFRKISGIQFQDMLFFDDEYRNIRDLEAQGVTSVLVDNGISFAVVEEGLKTFSSRTS